The Bacillota bacterium genome contains a region encoding:
- a CDS encoding NUDIX hydrolase, with amino-acid sequence MDNNLTESTVSSDTVYEGRILSVHRDVVTLPNGRTATREIVVTRDSVAVVPILPDGRVVMVRQYRYAGGEELLEIPAGRIEPGEDPEQAARRELLEETGLEPIRLQQVAGFFLAVGFATEFMRLYVAQVREAGDAAPDEDEFVRTEFLHPEDIPDAICGLRIRDGKTLSGLLFMAWTRGLPVPQGGCPAS; translated from the coding sequence TTGGACAACAACCTTACAGAGAGTACCGTGTCTTCTGACACGGTCTATGAGGGCAGGATCCTCAGTGTCCACCGGGACGTCGTAACCCTGCCCAATGGGCGCACCGCCACAAGAGAGATAGTGGTCACACGGGACTCTGTCGCCGTAGTCCCGATCCTTCCGGACGGCCGGGTTGTCATGGTCAGGCAGTACCGGTACGCCGGTGGTGAAGAACTCCTGGAGATCCCCGCAGGAAGGATTGAGCCCGGAGAGGATCCGGAACAGGCCGCAAGGAGAGAGCTTCTGGAGGAGACTGGGCTTGAGCCAATCCGACTGCAGCAGGTGGCCGGGTTCTTTCTGGCAGTCGGATTCGCGACGGAGTTCATGCGGCTGTACGTTGCCCAGGTACGTGAGGCCGGCGATGCCGCACCCGACGAGGACGAGTTCGTCAGGACAGAATTCCTACATCCGGAAGACATTCCGGATGCCATCTGCGGCTTGCGAATCAGAGATGGGAAAACGCTGTCAGGCCTGCTCTTCATGGCCTGGACGCGCGGGCTCCCGGTACCTCAGGGAGGGTGTCCCGCTTCTTGA
- a CDS encoding DUF3866 family protein — MIRARRGVVVRVTADRHGMQELAVKMVPEGAGGEQEGTGSDEETAVCYPELTGPAAPGDSVILNVTAVSLSLGSGGRHFVIWVEGRQSLNPPLRGHIMKARYMPMQVCTGSYEEDPSNAGAIEGFRGLLGMPVVLCELHSMVPPALAGLAATGVKPPRVAYIMTDGAALPIALSELVDQLREHGLLSVTITAGHAFGGDIEAVTVHSALVAAKAVARCDAAVVSMGPGIVGTGTRYGFSGIEQGYMADAVNRLGGVPILVPRISRADPRPRHRGVSHHTLTVLRDVCCTPVRCVLPSDGDREFIGALTTSLENAATEVGHELVFRPGRPALSLLSSRGIRVSTMGRSPEDDPEFFLAAGAGGVYAREFVLGE; from the coding sequence ATGATCAGGGCGCGCAGAGGGGTCGTAGTTAGAGTGACTGCGGACCGACACGGAATGCAGGAACTTGCGGTGAAGATGGTTCCTGAGGGGGCAGGCGGTGAGCAAGAAGGGACAGGATCTGACGAGGAGACGGCCGTGTGCTACCCCGAGCTCACAGGGCCTGCGGCCCCAGGGGACTCCGTGATCTTGAACGTGACCGCTGTCAGCCTCAGTCTTGGATCCGGCGGACGCCACTTCGTCATTTGGGTCGAAGGAAGGCAATCGCTTAATCCCCCGCTCCGCGGGCACATCATGAAAGCCCGTTACATGCCGATGCAGGTCTGCACGGGAAGCTACGAGGAGGACCCGTCAAACGCTGGCGCCATCGAAGGGTTCCGGGGCCTCCTCGGGATGCCAGTGGTGCTTTGTGAGCTCCACAGTATGGTGCCACCTGCGCTGGCTGGGCTTGCTGCCACTGGGGTCAAGCCTCCCAGGGTCGCCTACATCATGACCGACGGGGCGGCCCTTCCGATCGCTCTGAGCGAACTCGTGGATCAACTCCGTGAACATGGCCTCCTGAGCGTAACGATAACTGCGGGGCACGCTTTCGGAGGCGACATCGAGGCAGTGACGGTCCACTCCGCGCTTGTGGCAGCTAAGGCGGTGGCGAGATGTGACGCGGCTGTGGTCTCCATGGGGCCTGGCATCGTGGGCACCGGCACCCGGTATGGGTTCTCCGGGATAGAGCAGGGATACATGGCGGACGCGGTGAATCGCCTTGGGGGCGTCCCCATCCTGGTCCCGCGAATATCCCGTGCGGACCCCAGGCCAAGACATCGGGGCGTGAGCCACCACACTCTGACCGTCCTCAGAGATGTATGCTGTACTCCTGTGCGGTGTGTGCTGCCTTCCGACGGCGACCGGGAGTTCATCGGGGCCCTGACGACAAGCCTGGAGAACGCCGCCACGGAGGTAGGACACGAACTGGTCTTCCGCCCCGGGCGCCCGGCCCTGTCTCTTCTCAGTTCCCGGGGCATCCGAGTATCGACGATGGGGCGGTCGCCAGAAGATGACCCGGAGTTCTTCTTGGCGGCGGGAGCAGGCGGGGTGTACGCCCGGGAGTTTGTCTTGGGAGAGTGA